The ANME-2 cluster archaeon sequence AAAAGTAAATCCTTTGTTGATGCACTCTTTTCGTATTGTATCATTACTGGTTTCAAGCCCCATTGCAATCTCAAAAGATATATCGTATCTCTCAAGCACAGCAAGGGTATCGCGAAGTCTGGTTTCAGTTACAAATTCAGGTCGCGTTTCTGCGACCACTTTTTTCACAGAGCCCATTCCACCTATGGCCTCAAGTATCCGTTTCCTTGCCAGAGATGTTACTTCCCCTTCATCAAAGAAACTCCCCGATGTGAATATCTTTATCAATGACGTCTGTGGAGTACTTTTACCGGCGGCGCGAGTGAACTGGGCCAGCAGGTCCTCATCTGAAGGGATCGAGTCAGCGCTGTCATTGACATAACCGCACATAGTACAGCCTTCCCCCATCCCCCAGTAACATCCGGTAGTACAAAAAATAATCGTCAGTGTTTCAACCGGTTTCCCGTTGAGGAGGTCATGTCCGGTCCAGACGGCTGTGGGCATATCAACAGGGCGAGCTTTTTTTTGTGTGTGTGGATTTTTTGTGTGAAGCATTGTTGTAGTGTTAGGTATCTGGGGATTTAAGAATTCGGGGTTGTTATATTTTCATGTATATCCGGTATTCAGGCGTATAAGGTATTGTGGGGTATTAAACATTTAGGATTACCGGATATAAGTAAAAGCAACGGGTATAACTGAAATGATTCGCGAGATTAGATTACGAAATATCTGTACCGCAATTGGGGCAGAGCTTCCATGACGATTCCAGTTTATTCCCGCACTTGGAACAATGTTTGTGAATCAAATTCTCTCCGCAGTTGGGACAGAGTTTCCATTCCGCGTCAACACCTTTTCCACAGCCCGGGCATATCCATTTGTCAGGTGTCGTTTTATCATTTGTTTTCAGGAATGGTTCT is a genomic window containing:
- a CDS encoding archaeosine biosynthesis radical SAM protein RaSEA, which gives rise to MLHTKNPHTQKKARPVDMPTAVWTGHDLLNGKPVETLTIIFCTTGCYWGMGEGCTMCGYVNDSADSIPSDEDLLAQFTRAAGKSTPQTSLIKIFTSGSFFDEGEVTSLARKRILEAIGGMGSVKKVVAETRPEFVTETRLRDTLAVLERYDISFEIAMGLETSNDTIRKECINKGFTFAEFVRASQTAAEMGVSTKAYLLLKPPFLSESMAVDDMLSSISDTVPYASTISLNLCNVQNGTLVEELHNHKDYRPPWLWSAVSILKKAKEMYPHITFMSDPVAAGSKRGPHNCGDCDKEVAQVLRDFSLSQDLDILSDVDCHCYSLWEKVMELEDYTYGSFLVK